Proteins encoded by one window of Ferrimicrobium sp.:
- a CDS encoding ATP-binding protein, translating into MRNHDQVAVLGPTGVGKTYVACALGHAAIRQGHSALYLRYPCMLEELGIARGDGRLARLMNAASKVQVLILDDFLIRPISPDAASDTLEVIEDRYGLRSTILTSQMPVANCPEPHYPSPTGSWYTSSLRNLTRRW; encoded by the coding sequence GTGCGCAACCACGACCAAGTAGCAGTCCTTGGACCCACGGGGGTGGGTAAGACCTACGTCGCATGTGCCCTTGGGCACGCGGCCATCCGTCAGGGACACTCGGCTCTGTACCTTCGCTATCCCTGCATGCTCGAAGAACTTGGCATCGCCCGCGGTGACGGAAGACTGGCACGTCTCATGAACGCCGCATCCAAGGTGCAGGTGTTGATACTCGATGACTTTCTCATTCGACCCATCAGTCCAGATGCCGCTAGTGACACCCTAGAGGTGATCGAGGATCGCTATGGACTGCGCTCAACGATTCTCACCTCACAGATGCCAGTCGCCAACTGTCCGGAACCTCATTACCCCTCGCCAACTGGTAGTTGGTACACGAGTTCTCTTCGAAACCTGACGCGGCGGTGGTAA
- a CDS encoding site-specific integrase — protein MELPRDPATGKRRRQWATVKGTKRKAQYESQQLLVKVQDSSTLLAAGSGLSTEQVVNEWFAIVREGLSPTTVQGYEWRIRLHILPALGSIPVHKLRALDLDHLYRSLIAQGKAPATIRQTHAIIRSALNQAMRWGWVKHNVALLATPPKLGSTAVVAPSISQLNSILEAAKKRHPQWVNLIALAALTGMRRGELCALRWEDIGAGSLHVSRSLGHTTESGTYLGPTKSRQERRVALDSAALYYITDQQERLREACRALSLKMADNPFVFFGEPDGATPLHPDSVSKVFRSICDGLGYPELHFHSLRHFSATQLIASGVDIRTVSARLGHGDPAVTLRVYSHLLEARDRDAAVIMGNILTGKSGEQASDAGAR, from the coding sequence GTGGAGTTGCCACGTGACCCAGCAACTGGTAAGCGTCGGCGTCAGTGGGCGACCGTCAAAGGCACAAAGCGCAAGGCTCAGTACGAGTCACAGCAGCTTCTTGTCAAGGTCCAGGACTCTTCCACTTTGCTCGCCGCAGGTTCGGGCTTAAGCACCGAACAGGTTGTCAACGAATGGTTTGCGATCGTAAGGGAGGGTCTTTCTCCCACCACTGTGCAGGGCTATGAGTGGCGTATCAGACTCCACATCCTGCCTGCTCTTGGTTCCATCCCCGTCCATAAGCTCCGGGCGCTAGATCTCGACCATCTCTACCGATCCCTTATCGCCCAGGGGAAGGCTCCGGCAACCATTCGACAGACCCATGCCATCATCCGTAGCGCTCTGAACCAAGCGATGAGATGGGGATGGGTCAAGCACAATGTTGCCTTGCTTGCGACACCGCCAAAGCTTGGAAGTACGGCTGTTGTCGCCCCAAGCATCTCTCAGCTCAACAGCATCCTTGAAGCAGCCAAGAAGCGCCACCCTCAGTGGGTGAATTTGATTGCCCTTGCTGCTCTTACTGGCATGCGAAGAGGGGAGTTGTGTGCCCTGCGTTGGGAAGATATCGGTGCAGGTAGCCTTCATGTCTCTCGTTCTCTTGGCCATACCACCGAGTCGGGCACCTATCTCGGGCCGACAAAGTCGCGCCAAGAACGCCGTGTCGCGCTTGACTCAGCCGCCCTTTACTACATCACAGACCAGCAAGAAAGGCTCCGCGAAGCTTGCCGAGCGCTCTCTTTGAAGATGGCCGACAACCCCTTTGTATTCTTTGGGGAACCAGATGGTGCAACACCCCTCCACCCAGACTCAGTCTCAAAGGTGTTTCGAAGCATCTGTGACGGGCTTGGATACCCCGAGCTTCACTTTCACTCCTTGCGCCACTTCAGTGCCACCCAGCTGATCGCATCAGGAGTTGACATCCGGACCGTCTCTGCGCGCTTAGGGCATGGGGACCCAGCTGTAACACTGAGGGTTTACAGCCACTTGCTAGAAGCCCGGGATCGCGACGCCGCTGTGATCATGGGAAATATTCTGACAGGTAAGTCAGGCGAACAAGCATCTGATGCAGGAGCCCGCTGA
- a CDS encoding DUF1778 domain-containing protein codes for MRKTERIEVRVSSEDKNAIVAAAAIEHTTPTEFVRTAVLNQIYRVQARSDRTMMSAEQFDALVAALDVPDDTPNLARAFAHERCFVQR; via the coding sequence ATGAGAAAGACCGAACGCATCGAGGTGCGCGTTTCTAGTGAAGACAAGAACGCTATCGTAGCCGCGGCAGCCATCGAGCACACCACACCTACTGAGTTCGTACGGACCGCTGTGCTCAACCAGATCTACCGCGTCCAAGCACGCTCTGATCGTACCATGATGTCAGCCGAGCAGTTCGACGCGCTTGTCGCCGCGCTCGATGTTCCAGACGATACCCCCAACCTGGCGCGGGCATTCGCACACGAGCGGTGCTTCGTTCAGCGTTGA
- a CDS encoding DUF4162 domain-containing protein — protein sequence MEWCGTTVRCEYTERRISSVENLPGVTSVVVGDGELLAQVTGGAAVVPELLKALHPADIAISSLSLSEAILDDVFLSATGRSLRDGSSALSTKRSHQ from the coding sequence ATGGAGTGGTGCGGCACCACGGTACGTTGTGAATATACCGAACGACGCATAAGCTCTGTCGAGAACCTTCCAGGGGTCACGAGCGTCGTTGTTGGTGATGGTGAGCTCCTGGCGCAGGTGACGGGAGGTGCTGCCGTTGTCCCTGAACTGCTCAAGGCTCTTCATCCCGCCGACATCGCCATCTCCTCTCTGAGCCTGAGTGAGGCAATTCTCGATGATGTTTTCCTATCTGCAACTGGCCGCTCGCTCAGAGATGGCTCATCTGCCCTGTCTACGAAAAGGAGCCACCAATGA
- a CDS encoding ABC transporter permease: MLDEFLPGILALLAFSSGIGPGFTVIFELQSGLIERLRVTPTARLALLAGPILANVVAMFVFDALLIVVGMLFGFQLHLGLLIVAVLAGLLAATVTAFSMGLALRSGGEIQGFAAVVNGINLPVLLLGGVLLPLAIGPLWLRVLGHFDPLYYLVNAARSLAEGHLATTSTWQAFAVLVPLCAITVFWAARTYQKAVA; encoded by the coding sequence GTGCTGGATGAATTCCTCCCCGGTATTCTGGCCTTGCTCGCCTTCTCCTCGGGCATTGGGCCGGGCTTTACTGTCATCTTTGAGCTCCAATCCGGTCTCATTGAACGCCTCCGCGTAACGCCGACTGCTCGACTCGCGCTGCTGGCGGGGCCAATCCTTGCCAATGTGGTTGCGATGTTCGTCTTTGACGCGCTCTTGATCGTTGTCGGGATGCTTTTTGGCTTTCAACTCCATCTTGGACTCTTGATTGTGGCCGTGCTGGCCGGGCTCCTCGCAGCGACAGTTACAGCGTTTTCCATGGGACTCGCGCTCAGAAGCGGAGGAGAGATCCAAGGTTTTGCCGCAGTCGTCAACGGCATCAATCTGCCAGTGCTGCTCTTAGGCGGAGTCCTGCTTCCTCTCGCTATCGGCCCCCTTTGGTTGAGAGTGCTTGGACACTTTGACCCCCTCTACTATCTGGTGAATGCCGCACGCTCGCTCGCAGAGGGGCACTTGGCCACAACTTCTACTTGGCAGGCCTTTGCGGTACTGGTTCCCCTCTGTGCGATCACCGTCTTTTGGGCAGCGAGGACCTATCAGAAGGCAGTCGCATGA
- a CDS encoding VOC family protein, with protein MPGNPFWLVGEREVGCVRLVFVKVAETKQTKNQLHLDVLPEGGSQAQEVARLEALGATIVEDRRSVEPGGWVVMADPEGNEFCVEGGASRPDRR; from the coding sequence ATGCCTGGAAATCCCTTCTGGCTTGTTGGTGAACGCGAGGTAGGTTGCGTCAGGCTGGTGTTCGTCAAGGTAGCTGAAACCAAGCAGACTAAGAACCAACTCCATCTTGACGTCCTACCAGAGGGTGGATCTCAGGCACAAGAGGTAGCCCGCCTGGAGGCCCTTGGCGCGACGATCGTCGAGGATCGACGCTCGGTGGAGCCTGGGGGATGGGTCGTAATGGCTGATCCTGAGGGCAACGAGTTCTGCGTCGAGGGTGGGGCGAGTAGGCCAGACCGCCGATGA
- a CDS encoding alpha/beta hydrolase, protein MDVVLVAGMWLDGSAWSAVVSVLEVLGHRPVALNLSGQSSGAGPASLDDQVEAVVAALDAVTSPVLIVGHSAAATLAWMAADARPDKVARVVMIGSFPSGDGGAYNDAFPVVEGVVPFPGWDAFDRSVVVDLDDKQRSSIEARVVSVPGAVFTGIVPLQNDKHFEVPVTVVCPEFSPAQAKEWVDSGALPELARVRRVELADIDSGHWPMFTRPVELAELSGAAADA, encoded by the coding sequence GTGGATGTTGTTCTTGTAGCCGGGATGTGGCTCGACGGGTCTGCCTGGAGTGCCGTCGTTTCGGTACTAGAAGTCCTCGGACACCGTCCGGTAGCTCTGAACTTGTCGGGCCAGAGCAGTGGAGCTGGTCCCGCATCCCTCGACGATCAAGTGGAGGCGGTAGTCGCCGCCTTGGACGCAGTTACCAGCCCTGTGCTGATCGTCGGTCACTCCGCAGCCGCTACCCTTGCGTGGATGGCGGCAGACGCCCGACCCGACAAGGTAGCCCGAGTGGTGATGATCGGCAGCTTTCCCTCTGGCGACGGCGGAGCCTACAACGATGCATTCCCAGTAGTGGAGGGAGTCGTACCTTTCCCTGGCTGGGATGCGTTCGACCGCTCAGTCGTTGTCGACCTCGATGACAAACAGCGATCCTCTATCGAAGCGAGGGTCGTCTCCGTGCCCGGAGCCGTGTTCACAGGTATTGTTCCTCTACAGAATGACAAGCATTTCGAGGTTCCCGTGACCGTTGTCTGTCCGGAGTTCTCTCCGGCCCAGGCGAAAGAGTGGGTCGATAGCGGCGCGTTACCGGAGCTTGCCCGAGTCCGTCGTGTGGAGCTTGCTGATATCGACTCGGGACATTGGCCGATGTTTACCCGGCCCGTCGAGCTCGCCGAGTTGTCGGGGGCTGCGGCAGATGCCTGA
- a CDS encoding GNAT family N-acetyltransferase, whose protein sequence is MPEPSADAVVGPVNYTVRRLESATWNEFADLVERNNGIYGGCWCAGNHTEYQRGISDPRTLKEQLVRDGRAHAALVFDREGRAQGWCQYGAAHELDLKHSREYRKDPPPSAKWRIACIFVDKRHRGEGIARIALAGALGEIAVRGGGLVEAISETTTGRQAQSRFLFSGTVELFETLGFSRVRQVGKHAWIVSRMVDSILT, encoded by the coding sequence ATGCCTGAACCGAGTGCAGATGCTGTTGTTGGTCCGGTGAACTATACAGTAAGGCGGCTCGAGTCGGCCACATGGAACGAGTTCGCTGATCTCGTCGAGCGCAACAACGGGATATACGGAGGATGCTGGTGCGCCGGCAACCACACCGAGTACCAACGCGGCATTAGCGATCCTCGTACCCTCAAGGAACAACTCGTCCGGGACGGGCGCGCCCATGCAGCGCTGGTGTTTGACCGCGAAGGTCGTGCACAGGGCTGGTGCCAGTACGGAGCCGCCCACGAGCTCGATTTGAAACACTCTCGCGAGTACCGCAAAGACCCACCACCGTCTGCCAAGTGGCGCATCGCCTGTATCTTCGTAGACAAGCGCCATCGCGGTGAGGGCATCGCCCGAATTGCACTTGCGGGGGCGCTTGGCGAGATCGCGGTCCGTGGAGGTGGGCTCGTTGAGGCGATTTCAGAGACAACTACCGGGCGCCAAGCCCAGAGTCGTTTTCTCTTTAGCGGCACCGTCGAGCTCTTTGAAACCCTTGGCTTCTCCCGGGTCCGCCAGGTAGGCAAGCATGCTTGGATCGTTAGCCGGATGGTCGACTCCATTTTGACGTAG
- the istB gene encoding IS21-like element helper ATPase IstB, whose protein sequence is MTEADSNPVAQEITEMAKRLRLPHLRRNFFDLALTAKAQRWDPIELIRVLLETEITGRNAATLSLRRSAANLPGSRTLAGFDHSVSSIPTHVVNALATMEWVRRKENLVLCGPPGTGKSFLAEALASEGIEAGMRVAWYRPETITQMMVTAKLTDTVPGTLGKLKRLDLIVIDDVGILPIDQDASEALYRVIETAYEVTSVVVTSNFALSSFDQILTSPSLATALVDRLAHHAHIIETSGESIRLAQALAGKGVMPLQP, encoded by the coding sequence ATGACTGAGGCCGATAGCAACCCAGTAGCCCAAGAGATCACCGAGATGGCCAAGCGACTCCGGTTACCCCATCTACGGCGTAACTTCTTCGATCTGGCCCTTACGGCCAAGGCTCAACGATGGGACCCCATTGAGCTCATCCGCGTACTCCTTGAGACCGAGATCACGGGAAGGAATGCGGCGACGCTGTCACTGCGGCGCAGTGCAGCCAACCTCCCAGGATCGCGGACTCTGGCAGGCTTTGACCATTCGGTGTCCTCGATCCCGACCCACGTCGTGAACGCGCTCGCCACGATGGAGTGGGTGAGGCGTAAGGAGAACCTCGTGCTCTGTGGACCCCCAGGGACAGGCAAGAGCTTCCTTGCCGAGGCTCTGGCCTCTGAGGGGATCGAGGCCGGCATGAGGGTCGCCTGGTACCGGCCAGAGACGATCACCCAGATGATGGTGACGGCGAAGTTGACCGATACCGTACCCGGCACACTGGGCAAGCTCAAGCGGTTGGATCTCATCGTGATTGACGACGTCGGGATCTTACCGATCGACCAAGACGCCTCAGAGGCCCTCTATCGCGTCATTGAGACCGCCTATGAAGTAACCTCTGTCGTTGTGACCTCCAACTTCGCCTTGAGTTCCTTTGACCAGATCCTCACGTCTCCCTCACTGGCAACAGCACTGGTGGATCGACTTGCCCACCATGCCCATATCATTGAAACCAGTGGCGAGTCCATTCGTCTCGCGCAAGCCTTGGCAGGAAAGGGGGTGATGCCACTCCAACCTTAG
- a CDS encoding transposase, with amino-acid sequence MLAVRSDTGEVLHGRMRKGSANTQRGTKRFVQELIPRCRRAGATGKITIRFDSGYQSEATLKELERLGVSYTMAVHANAKGIKSLIEAIDSDSWIPIDYTDNGEAQVAQTTYKGRRLIIRRTRLIGPQAELFPNWRHFGFVTDLKGCAVEIDQFHRNRARVELSIKDLKEGAGLEHIPSGKFDANSAWLSHAILAHNLMRQVSYLGEITPSESMVIARSFRRNFIALAGRLVNRSGKITLRTPARWPWAKSFMRALITLRALEPVPI; translated from the coding sequence ATCCTCGCCGTTCGCTCTGACACCGGTGAGGTACTTCATGGTCGCATGCGAAAGGGCTCAGCCAATACCCAGAGGGGGACCAAGCGCTTTGTCCAAGAGCTCATCCCTAGGTGTCGACGAGCCGGGGCGACTGGCAAGATCACCATCCGCTTTGACTCCGGGTACCAATCAGAGGCGACGTTAAAGGAACTAGAACGACTAGGAGTGTCCTACACCATGGCGGTCCATGCAAACGCCAAGGGGATAAAGTCCCTGATAGAGGCTATTGACTCCGATTCTTGGATACCGATTGACTACACCGACAATGGTGAGGCCCAAGTAGCCCAGACTACCTATAAGGGCAGACGTCTCATCATCCGTCGTACCCGCCTCATTGGTCCCCAGGCAGAGCTCTTTCCTAACTGGCGTCACTTCGGATTCGTTACCGATCTCAAGGGTTGCGCCGTTGAGATAGATCAGTTCCACCGGAACCGAGCACGGGTTGAACTCTCCATCAAAGACTTAAAGGAGGGAGCAGGACTCGAACATATCCCCTCTGGTAAGTTCGATGCCAACAGTGCCTGGCTCTCCCATGCCATCCTTGCCCATAACCTGATGCGTCAGGTGAGCTACCTTGGTGAGATCACTCCGAGTGAATCGATGGTCATCGCTCGTAGCTTTCGGAGAAACTTCATCGCTCTGGCGGGACGCCTTGTCAACCGATCGGGGAAGATCACGCTTCGTACCCCGGCTCGTTGGCCATGGGCCAAGAGCTTCATGAGAGCACTCATCACCCTCCGAGCACTCGAACCAGTTCCTATCTAG
- the ltrA gene encoding group II intron reverse transcriptase/maturase, with protein MSAEQSARTIRQADGLDPVRALQRVLYRSAKQNRTRRFHALYDKLTRSDVMYRAWSDVARNQGAPGIDKVSITDISSGGPESIQAFLDILTEELRTGTYRPKPLRRVHIPKPGRPGETRPLGIPCVRDRVIMAAAKLVLEPIFEADFSPVSFGFRPKHSPHQALEVVRTTANKGMTWILDADIKACFDTIDHDKLMAQIERRVVDRQMLKLLRSWLRVGIFEGGVVSEPTSGVIQGSPLSPLLANIALNVLDEVWADKGKRLGTLVRYCDDFVVLCPTKERAEQARSLVEETLVPLGLVLHPGKTKVANLREGTEGFDFLGFHHRMVKSHKYTGRYYLNKWPSPKAMASIRSKIIDLTQPRQVGRPFEAVVEELNPVLRGWGTYFCQGNSSAKFGAIDSYVHERMAKLASRKYGLSGFNWTDRFTWKWLGNLGIYRLTGTIRYPNAHA; from the coding sequence ATGAGTGCTGAGCAATCAGCTAGGACCATAAGACAAGCCGACGGCTTGGACCCCGTTCGAGCTCTCCAACGTGTGCTATATCGCAGTGCCAAGCAGAATCGGACACGTCGATTCCACGCCCTATACGATAAGCTCACCCGCAGTGACGTGATGTATAGAGCCTGGTCTGACGTGGCCAGGAACCAAGGGGCCCCAGGGATAGACAAGGTGAGCATCACCGACATCTCCTCCGGTGGTCCCGAGTCGATACAAGCCTTCCTAGACATACTCACCGAGGAGCTACGGACCGGTACCTACCGACCCAAACCCCTTAGGAGAGTACATATTCCAAAGCCGGGTAGACCGGGCGAGACCCGTCCACTTGGCATTCCATGCGTGAGAGACCGCGTGATAATGGCAGCCGCGAAGCTGGTTCTCGAACCAATCTTCGAGGCTGACTTCTCACCGGTAAGTTTCGGCTTTCGTCCAAAGCACTCTCCACACCAAGCCCTCGAAGTCGTAAGGACTACGGCCAACAAGGGAATGACATGGATACTCGATGCCGACATCAAGGCCTGCTTTGACACAATCGACCATGACAAGCTCATGGCCCAGATTGAACGTCGCGTCGTTGACCGGCAGATGTTAAAGCTCCTTAGAAGCTGGCTCCGAGTAGGGATCTTTGAAGGCGGAGTGGTATCTGAACCAACTTCAGGTGTCATCCAAGGCTCACCACTTTCCCCGTTGCTCGCCAACATAGCGCTCAATGTCCTCGATGAGGTATGGGCGGACAAAGGCAAGCGACTCGGGACACTGGTGCGCTACTGTGACGACTTTGTCGTCCTCTGTCCCACCAAGGAACGAGCCGAACAAGCCCGCTCCCTTGTAGAAGAAACCCTGGTCCCCCTCGGGCTGGTTCTCCACCCCGGCAAGACCAAGGTAGCAAATCTACGAGAAGGCACAGAGGGCTTTGACTTCCTGGGCTTTCACCATCGTATGGTGAAGTCCCACAAGTACACGGGTCGTTACTACCTCAACAAATGGCCCTCACCAAAAGCCATGGCATCTATCAGGTCGAAAATTATAGACCTGACCCAGCCACGACAGGTGGGCCGTCCATTTGAAGCAGTAGTCGAAGAACTTAACCCGGTACTCCGTGGTTGGGGCACCTACTTCTGTCAGGGTAACTCCTCGGCCAAGTTCGGTGCAATCGACTCCTACGTGCATGAGAGAATGGCGAAGCTAGCCTCCAGGAAGTACGGCCTATCCGGCTTCAACTGGACGGACCGCTTCACATGGAAATGGCTAGGTAACCTTGGAATCTACCGACTCACCGGAACCATACGCTATCCGAACGCGCATGCCTGA